The following are from one region of the Neurospora crassa OR74A linkage group III, whole genome shotgun sequence genome:
- the hH4-2 gene encoding histone h4: MTGRGKGGKGLGKGGAKRHRKILRDNIQGITKPAIRRLARRGGVKRISAMIYEETRGVLKTFLEGVIRDAVTYTEHAKRKTVTSLDVVYALKRQGRTLYGFGG, from the exons ATGACTGGAC GCGGAAAGGGTGGCAAGGGCCTCGGCAAGGGTGGTGCCAAGCGCCATCGCAAGATTCTTAGGGACAACATTCAGGGTATTACCAAGCCCGCTATCCGCCGTCTCGCCCGTCGTGGTGGTGTCAAGCGTATCTCTGCCA TGATCTACGAGGAGACCCGTGGTGTTCTCAAGACCTTCCTCGAGGGTGTCATCCGTGACGCCGTCACCTACACCGAGCACGCCAAGCGCAAGACCGTCACCTCCCTTGACGTTGTCTACGCCCTCAAGCGCCAGGGCCGTACCCTCTACGGTTTCGGTGGTTAA
- a CDS encoding mitochondrial ribosomal protein subunit L31 codes for MFGAFRFTNPLSGGLLWKIPWRMSKFQKLRQRRRLRAVDNVVATIENALAKKGETVKAVERWRAEMPTEAEMLPKDKYTIFDRKEKRYRKGIHKLPKWTRVSQRVNPPGY; via the exons atgtTTGGGGCTTTCAGATTCACCAACCCCCTCTCCGGGGGTCTTCTTTG GAAGATCCCATGGCGCATGTCCAAGTTCCAGAAGCTCAGGCAGCGCCGCAGACTGAGGGCCGTTGACAACGTCGTCGCCACCATTGAGAACGCTCTTGCCAAGAAGGGTGAGACCGTCAAGGCGGTGGAACGCTGGAGGGCTGAGATGCCCACCGAGGCCGAGATGCTGCCCAAGGACAAGTACACCATCTTCGACCGCAAGGAGAAGAGGTACCGCAAGGGCATCCACA AGCTTCCCAAGTGGACCCGTGTGTCCCAGAGAGTCAACCCTCCCGGTTACTAA
- a CDS encoding MIP-2A, with protein sequence MSYYFAIIGTQDNPLFEYEFGTSKQGGDGMARFTEQARQLNQFIIHSSLDIVEEVQWTNGQMYLKLVDRFFTSYISCFLTASNIKFLLLHQPPSSSSSSALPHPSSSASTSTPSLVSSSQSSTSVIPSLSTLTGGSNSSTSTLTGGTSRTSTSIAANPTSPQTEEAIRNFFAEVYENYVKAIMSPFYRTNMEIRSPVFRARVAAAGRKYL encoded by the exons ATGAGCTACTACTTCGCCATCATTGGCACCCAAGATAACCCGCTCTTCGAGTATGAATTTGGCACCAGCAAACAAGGCGGCGACGGCATGGCGCGCTTCACGGAACAAGCGCGACAGCTCAACCAATTCATCATCCACAGCAGTCTGGACATCGTCGAAGAAGTCCAATGGACCAACGGGCAGAT GTACCTCAAACTAGTCGACCGCTTCTTCACCTCGTACATCTCCTGCTTCCTAACCGCCTCCAACATCAAATTCCTCCTATTGCACCagcccccctcctcctcgtcctcctctgccctcccccacccctcttcctccgcctctaCTTCAACCCCCTCTCTAGTTTCATCCTCCCAATCATCAACCTCCGTAATCCCTTCTCTATCCACGCTCACCGGTggctccaactcctccaccaGCACCCTGACCGGGGGCACCAGCCGAACCTCGACCTCGATAGCAGCCAACCCGACCTCCCCACAAACCGAAGAAGCGATACGGAATTTCTTTGCCGAGGTGTATGAGAATTACGTGAAAGCCATCATGAGCCCGTTTTACAGGACGAACATGGAGATTCGGAGCCCGGTTTTTCGGGCGAGGGTGGCGGCTGCGGGGAGAAAGTATTTGTAG
- a CDS encoding nuclear cap binding protein subunit 2 — translation MLNTRQRSTVERLDRPSAYFFNKNRRNRRHDRDHRDGENEDSNMHPEAFDDPLKDATTLYVGNLSFYTTEEQVYELFSKCGEIKRLVMGLDRLQKTPCGFCFVEYYTHQDALDCMKYIGGTKLDERIIRTDLDPGFEEGRQYGRGKSGGQVRDEYREDYDEGRGGLGRQIQAERMREHDHKRYDDNDEQYGRLR, via the exons ATGTTGAACACTCGCCAAAGGAGCACCGTAGAGCGCCTTGACAGGCCAAGTGCATACTTTTTCAACAAG AATAGGCGCAACAGACGTCACGACCGGGACCACCGCGATGGAGAAAACGAAGACAGTAACATGCATCCCGAAGCGTTCGATGACCCGTTGAAGGATGCGACCACGCTCTACGTCGGCAATCT TTCCTTCTACACTACCGAAGAACAGGTTTACGAACTCTTTAGCAAATGCGGCGAGATCAAGCGCTTGGTCATGGGCCTCGATCGCTTACAAAAGACACCGTGCGGTTTCTGCTTCGTCGAATACTACACCCATCAGGACGCTCTCGATTGCATGAAGTACATTGGCGGCACCAAGTTGGACGAGCGCATCATCCGAACCGATCTCGACCCAGGCTTCGAGGAAGGGCGACAGTACGGCCGTGGAAAGTCGGGCGGCCAAGTTCGTGATGAGTACCGTGAGGACTACGACGAGGGCCGCGGTGGTCTTGGCCGGCAAATCCAGGCCGAGAGAATGAGGGAGCATGACCACAAGCGCTACGACGATAACGACGAACAATACGGCCGCTTGCGCTAG
- a CDS encoding nuclear protein bimA, whose protein sequence is MAGKMTPNNVTVSLLLRQAIYYHLDNCAYESALFFAERLYAHDQSFCDSAYLLAYTHLRLGDARTAYHVSRGSGYRGSHLGSCYVFAQACLELERYRDGITGLENGRKQWSKADNLGKHTSFTRMPYPDAAAFSCLLGRLYRAYDDKKKAIPCFEEALRRNPFMWEAFTNLYDMGVSVRVPNVFRASDGLAQTLEHGLNATPILAWIAGPSPQPPEPLQLKKTGQQQNRQPSDPFGPYGTSQESASYPDSENGFISKMYLSQSGITSSQPGKPLEETDTQSAPAPTAHNPQVTRAVHQAEPPQAPPRRTRAAQATDSTVTDAPPRTGHRLGTRRKDKAQESAKDHAESGTKTSTVSSSITERKRTAAGHPVQTRSMNNEEPRRSARLNVVPRPTATKTTSAGATRELRKARPPISRFARPGSSGANVGRVISGSRKPPQEDIGMDIDHAEAVPRTKEPPVLQAAPPPPPAPKPAESEFVKAVEEALKTIFDLLKKLASGYALSSQFQCQEAVAAYMSLPRSHQDTPWVLAQMGRTQYEQANYAEAEKYFKRLRVIAPTRLEDMEVYSTVLWHLKKETELSFLAHEMIDSVWDSPEAWCALGNAWSLAYDHEQALRCFKRATQLDPKFAYAYTLQGHEHVENEEYDKALTAYRHAIAADKRHYNAYYGIGRVYEKLGNYDKALSHYHAASVIHPAHAVLICCIGSVLHRQKQFKQALPYFTKATELAPRAPDVRLKKARALLQMGQLKAAQTELMILKDLAPDRAQVHFLLGKLSKTLHDKKSAVRHFTIALSLDPKASLQIKEAIESLEDDEGPDDSMMQ, encoded by the exons ATGGCGGGGAAGATGACGCCAAATAATGTTACCGTCTCCCTTTTGCTAAGGCAGGCCATCTACTACCATCTCGACAATTGTGCCTACGAGAGCGCACTTTTCTTTGCCGAGCGACTCTATGCCCACGACCAATCCTTTTGCGATTCCGCCTATCTCCTCGCCTACACCCATCTGCGACTCGGCGACGCTCGAACCGCCTACCATGTCAGTCGGGGCTCGGGATATAGAGGTTCGCATTTAGGGTCCTGCTACGTCTTCGCTCAGGCGTGCTTGGAGTTGGAGCGATACAGAGACGGAATCACGGGCTTGGAGAATGGGAGGAAACAATGGTCCAAGGCGGACAACTTGGGGAAACATACCTCTTTTACCAGGATGCCATATCCCGATGCGGCTGCCTTTAGCTGTCTCCTGGGCAGACTTTACCGAGCATATGACGATAAGAAAAAGGCCATACCATGTTTTGAAGAGGCCCTACGACGAAATCCGTTCATGTGGGAGGCTTTCACAAACCTATACGACATGGGAGTGAGCGTCAGAGTGCCGAATGTTTTCAGAGCGAGCGATGGTCTTGCGCAAACCCTCGAGCATGGCCTCAACGCTACGCCGATTCTTGCTTGGATTGCAGGTCCTTCTCCGCAACCACCAGAGCCCTTGCAGCTAAAGAAGACCGGCCAGCAACAAAACAGACAGCCAAGCGATCCATTCGGGCCATATGGGACATCCCAGGAATCGGCGTCATATCCAGACTCGGAAAATGGCTTTATATCCAAGATGTATCTTTCTCAGTCAGGCATTACATCAAGTCAGCCAGGGAAACCGCTTGAGGAAACCGATACGCAATCTGCGCCTGCTCCAACCGCCCATAATCCTCAGGTCACTCGTGCTGTACACCAGGCAGAGCCGCCGCAAGCGCCACCTCGGAGAACTCGGGCGGCCCAGGCAACAGACTCTACTGTAACTGATGCACCACCCAGAACGGGACACCGTCTgggaacaagaagaaaagataAAGCTCAAGAATCAGCGAAAGACCATGCGGAATCAGGTACCAAAACATCAACGGTTTCCAGCTCAATTACTGAAAGAAAACGCACGGCAGCAGGGCATCCAGTCCAAACAAGATCGATGAACAATGAGGAACCTAGGCGAAGTGCAAGACTTAATGTAGTTCCAAGACCAACGGCAACGAAAACAACGAGCGCGGGAGCAACCCGTGAGCTGAGGAAGGCTAGGCCCCCAATATCTCGATTTGCTCGGCCGGGCTCTAGTGGAGCAAACGTTGGTCGAGTTATCAGTGGCAGCCGGAAGCCGCCACAGGAGGATATTGGTATGGACATTGACCACGCCGAGGCAGTACCACGCACCAAGGAGCCGCCGGTGCTGCAGGcggcaccacctccaccccccGCCCCTAAACCAGCGGAGTCTGAGTTTGTCAAGGCGGTTGAAGAAGCTTTGAAAACAATATTTGATTTGTTGAAGAAGTTGGCATCCGGTTATGCGCTTTCATCCCAGTTCCAATGCCAGGAGGCAGTGGCGGCGTACATGTCACTTCCGAGGAGTCACCAGGACACACCCTGGGTTTTGGCACAGATGGGAAGGACTCAATATGAACAGGCCAACTATGCCGAGGCAGAGAAATACTTCAAGCGACTTCGCGTTATTGCTCCGACTCGCCTTGAGGACATGGAGGTCTACTCGACTGTTCTGTGGCATTTGAAGAAAGAGACGGAGCTCTCATTCCTTGCCCATGAGATGATCGACTCAGTATGGGATTCACCAGAAGCATGGTGTGCCCTTGGAAACGCATGGTCGTTGGCATATGATCATGAGCAAGCCCTGAGGTGTTTCAAGCGAGCGACGCAACTGGATCCCAAGTTTGCGTACGCCTACACCCTACAAGGACACGAGCATGTAGAAAACGAGGAATACGACAAAGCCCTCACGGCCTACCGACACGCCATAGCGGCAGACAAGCGCCACTACAATGCATACTACGGCATCGGAAGGGTCTACGAGAAGCTGGGTAACTATGACAAGGCACTGAGCCATTATCACGCTGCCTCGGTGATCCATCCGGCCCATGCGGTTTTAATCTGCTGCATAGGCTCGGTCTTGCACAGGCAGAAACAGTTCAAACAGGCCCTACCGTACTTCACCAAAGCGACCGAACTGGCTCCACGTGCCCCTGATGTCCGGCTAAAGAAGGCTCGTGCCCTTTTGCAGATGGGACAGTTAAAGGCGGCGCAGACAGAACTCATGATTCTGAAGGACTTGGCTCCAGACAGGGCTCAGGTGCACTTCCTTTTGGGCAAGCTCTCCAAGACACTGCACGATAAGAAATCGGCGGTGCGCCACTTTACCATTGCTTTGAGCTTAGATCCAAAG GCGAGCCTTCAAATCAAGGAAGCCATTGAGAGCTtggaggacgacgaaggACCGGACGATTCCATGATGCAGTGA